From a region of the Halobacillus halophilus DSM 2266 genome:
- a CDS encoding MerR family transcriptional regulator has translation MNNDERRNDSQNGNHARRTYSLTEIAKHLDRPPTTVRTWRQQYAEYLESSAVGNGRNKRFKQQAFHLFELIAEMKDRNEPHELIQEALTENVDSIIHDVGEYEEENRPALMNEILNGYASVLGVMKEQDKKLDDQSELIRQQGEKIEEQAEKIEKLLKYAETQEQRQDEQQRQQDKKIEKLLDYAEQEEEEREQQRRDEEQRKAAAEVAASEENAASTEGADNNAEDDKTAGSNDERQQRPDEQQVQPEKPGFFARLFGIK, from the coding sequence ATGAACAATGATGAAAGACGAAATGACAGCCAAAACGGAAACCACGCCCGGAGGACCTACTCCTTAACGGAAATAGCGAAACATTTAGACAGACCTCCGACGACGGTCCGAACATGGAGGCAGCAGTATGCGGAATATCTCGAAAGTTCAGCCGTCGGAAATGGCCGTAACAAACGTTTTAAACAACAGGCTTTTCATTTATTCGAATTGATCGCAGAAATGAAGGACAGGAACGAGCCACACGAGCTCATACAAGAGGCATTAACGGAAAACGTCGATTCTATCATTCACGACGTAGGAGAGTATGAGGAGGAGAATCGTCCGGCCTTAATGAACGAGATTCTAAACGGGTACGCAAGCGTGTTAGGGGTTATGAAAGAACAGGACAAGAAACTCGACGATCAAAGCGAGCTCATAAGGCAGCAGGGCGAGAAGATCGAAGAACAAGCCGAAAAGATCGAGAAACTCCTCAAATATGCGGAAACTCAAGAACAACGACAGGACGAACAACAACGGCAGCAGGATAAAAAGATCGAAAAACTCCTCGATTATGCGGAACAAGAAGAAGAAGAACGAGAACAGCAACGGAGAGACGAAGAACAACGAAAAGCAGCAGCAGAGGTCGCAGCAAGCGAAGAAAATGCAGCAAGTACGGAGGGGGCGGACAACAACGCCGAGGACGACAAGACAGCCGGGTCCAACGACGAAAGACAACAACGTCCAGACGAGCAGCAGGTTCAGCCGGAAAAACCCGGCTTTTTTGCGAGGTTATTCGGAATAAAGTAA
- a CDS encoding DeoR family transcriptional regulator, with product MAGIDLFYLRNKETIKQKAERFRSLDDFNKRLREIFYKYADDLTNKKLKEFVKFLSQYSVKATGVSWMKPETMAKLFGVSIATVRRYLSKLKELGIIERIRPEKGTHYITVFTPTGKAEKASDRENDRPELIDQTNAGNACNSKDEGDFNRKETMTFKAGYKSIELKEQRKGTTVPSIIPTYVDSSFIEFLKPFVKPEEITTLWRKAAQAARGLELCEKNEGPHEYIDAVLDAARSTVYQYKRGKVGGSIVGYFYGTVRKTLEKVTEKAIIRKMLLEYDYLGSE from the coding sequence ATGGCCGGAATAGACTTGTTTTATTTACGAAATAAAGAAACGATCAAACAGAAGGCGGAAAGGTTCCGCAGCTTAGACGACTTTAACAAAAGGCTCCGGGAAATCTTTTATAAGTATGCCGACGATCTCACGAATAAGAAGTTAAAAGAGTTCGTTAAGTTCTTGAGTCAATACTCCGTGAAAGCTACGGGAGTCTCGTGGATGAAACCGGAGACGATGGCGAAACTGTTCGGCGTATCTATTGCGACAGTTCGGCGTTACTTATCGAAATTAAAAGAGCTCGGAATAATTGAACGGATACGACCGGAAAAGGGAACTCATTACATAACCGTTTTTACTCCGACAGGGAAGGCCGAAAAGGCAAGTGATAGAGAGAATGATAGACCGGAATTGATAGACCAAACAAACGCCGGAAACGCTTGCAATAGTAAGGACGAAGGCGATTTTAACCGAAAAGAAACCATGACTTTTAAAGCCGGGTATAAATCTATTGAATTAAAAGAACAACGTAAGGGGACGACGGTCCCGTCTATCATTCCGACTTACGTCGATAGTTCTTTCATAGAGTTCTTAAAACCTTTCGTAAAACCGGAGGAGATTACAACGCTATGGAGAAAAGCCGCACAAGCAGCGAGAGGACTAGAGTTATGCGAAAAGAACGAAGGGCCTCACGAATACATTGACGCTGTACTCGATGCAGCTAGGTCCACGGTCTACCAGTACAAACGAGGGAAGGTAGGAGGTTCGATCGTCGGGTACTTTTACGGCACAGTACGGAAAACTCTCGAGAAGGTTACGGAGAAAGCAATTATACGCAAAATGTTACTCGAATACGATTATTTAGGCAGCGAGTAG